From the Bacteroidia bacterium genome, the window TGCAGGAGGATAAGACAGCGAGGGTCATTACCCAAACCCATAGTTTTTTAATTGAAGTCATTGAATATAAAAAATTTTCGGTGTAAAACAATAAAAATTTTAGTGCGAATATGGTTAATTTTGAGTTAAAGCAAAAATGACTTTTTTAGGGAAGCAAATGTTAAAAAAGAATAAGCACAATAGAATGTTCTATTTGTTGGTTGATTTTTACAAAAATATGTTGAAGATTTAACAGACTATGATGTAGGATGTAAAAGCATTGATTGTATTTTTATGAATCTTAAATCAAAAGAACTAAATAGCAATGTCTATTTTTAAAAAGAAGGAACAACGTTTTTCAAAATAATTTTAGAAAACCTGTTTGGTGTTTAAGTAATAAAAATATAACTTGATGCAAAAGAATTCTTTCTACTAAAATTAAAAAATGGAAGTGAGTATTTTTTATTTTAAACTTTCGAAATCAAATAGGGGTATCTTTAATTATCAATGATATTAATTTCAATTAAAAAAAATTGATAATCTTGAAACATCTTAAAAACAGGCTTTAAAATGGTTGCTTCTTATTAAGTTTCTTCAAATCTTCTGTATCAACGGTAATGTGTAAAGTGCCATTATTGAAGTTAGCCATTACAATACTATTATGATTATGGGCGATGCTTTTAATAGGTAAAAAAAGTAGTTCTCCTACTTCCACATTTAAAACTTCTGCAATAATAAATAGAACATTTAAAGTAATTTGTGTTTTATTGTTTTCTATGCGGTTATAAGCAGTTGGAGTAAGTGATAATGCTTTTGCAACTTCAGCTTGTGAAATTTGCTTGGCAACACGTATTGCCTTTATGTTGTTGGCAACCAATTTGTTTTTATCTTTCATGATTAGCGCAAAAATATGCAAATAATTCATTTTATTGCAAATAATGCAGCATTATAGTTAATTGAAATTTTTAGCACGTATGTTTGTTGATAGCTACTGATAAAAGAAAAAATTTCATCGTTTTAAATATGTATGATGGAGTCAAACAAAATCAGATAGAATAATTAATATAGAAAATCAAGTAATAAATAAAATATGAAAAAAATCACATCGTATACTTTTGTAACAGTTTGTTTTTTGTTTTTGACTTTCTCTTGTAATAAGGAAAATAACGATATCAATATATCTAAGAAAGAATGCTTAAAATATATTAGACAAGATATATCTAATGGAAAATACTACCCTAATGAAAAGAATAAATATGATTACAGTTCTGCTAATTATTTTAACTTTTTAACTGAAAATCGCGAATTAATTAATGGAAAGAAAAGTAATGACCCAAGCAACAGAGATGGTATAACTTTGGATGACTATAAAAATGCTATAATTGAGTTTTATGCAGATAAAGGACATGATGCAAATGAAATAAATGAGAGGTTTGTTTATAGTGAAACTCTATTAAGTCAATATCCAAGTTTTAACTATTCAGAAATGTTGGAATCTTATGTTGAACAGAATATTATTCCGTCAGAAGAAAAGGATATCATCATTGATTATGT encodes:
- a CDS encoding helix-turn-helix transcriptional regulator; the protein is MKDKNKLVANNIKAIRVAKQISQAEVAKALSLTPTAYNRIENNKTQITLNVLFIIAEVLNVEVGELLFLPIKSIAHNHNSIVMANFNNGTLHITVDTEDLKKLNKKQPF